One genomic segment of Chitinophaga sancti includes these proteins:
- a CDS encoding NifU family protein, with translation MIKTGNPIISIYTEMTPNPETMKFVANKLLYPGKHIDFPDEASAKPSPLAAELFSFPFIRGVFIMANFITLTKTPETDWNDIIPTIKAFLKEYLEDNRPVVNEDEIVDKPAAGNEVSADDTDVVKRIKELLENYVKPAVEMDGGAIQFKDYEDGTVKLMLQGSCSGCPSSMITLKAGIEGMMKRMIPEVKEVVAEAE, from the coding sequence ATGATTAAAACAGGAAATCCCATCATCAGCATATATACGGAAATGACGCCGAATCCGGAAACCATGAAATTTGTTGCTAACAAGCTCCTGTACCCAGGTAAGCATATCGACTTCCCGGATGAAGCAAGTGCAAAACCATCTCCATTAGCGGCCGAGCTGTTCAGCTTCCCGTTCATCAGAGGTGTGTTTATTATGGCGAACTTCATCACGCTGACAAAAACTCCTGAAACTGATTGGAATGATATTATCCCTACTATAAAAGCTTTTCTGAAAGAGTATCTTGAAGATAACCGCCCTGTTGTAAACGAAGACGAAATCGTTGACAAACCAGCAGCCGGAAACGAAGTAAGTGCAGATGATACTGATGTGGTAAAGCGTATTAAAGAATTGCTTGAAAACTACGTAAAGCCTGCAGTTGAAATGGATGGCGGTGCCATTCAGTTCAAAGACTACGAAGATGGAACGGTGAAACTGATGCTGCAAGGCTCATGTTCAGGTTGCCCTTCTTCCATGATCACACTGAAAGCCGGTATCGAAGGCATGATGAAGCGCATGATCCCGGAAGTGAAGGAAGTGGTAGCTGAAGCGGAATAA
- a CDS encoding methylglyoxal synthase — protein sequence MPTVKTLHARKRIALIAHDHKKAELIEWALYNKTVLCRHELYATGTTGKLIEENLDVPVRKLLSGPLGGDQQIGSMIAEGKIDVVIFFWDPMEALPHDPDIKALLRLGVVWNIPMASNRTSADFLLTSPLMHQEYEVRLPDYSQYLGRKV from the coding sequence ATGCCCACTGTCAAAACCTTGCATGCACGCAAAAGAATAGCACTGATCGCACACGATCACAAGAAAGCTGAGCTCATAGAATGGGCCCTCTACAACAAAACCGTACTCTGCCGTCATGAACTTTACGCTACCGGCACCACAGGCAAGCTCATTGAAGAAAACCTCGACGTTCCTGTCCGAAAATTATTATCCGGCCCACTAGGTGGCGACCAGCAAATAGGCTCTATGATCGCCGAAGGCAAAATCGATGTCGTGATCTTTTTCTGGGATCCCATGGAAGCACTTCCACATGATCCTGATATCAAAGCCCTGCTCCGCCTTGGTGTAGTATGGAATATCCCTATGGCCAGCAATCGTACCTCTGCAGACTTCCTGCTTACATCCCCTCTCATGCACCAGGAATATGAAGTACGCTTACCTGACTATTCACAATATCTGGGTAGAAAAGTTTAG
- a CDS encoding glycoside hydrolase family 10 protein, which yields MVKHLFVAAFLLTGFFKQVQAQLPPKRELRAVWIATVENIDWPSRRGLPVEQQKQEFINLLNTQQRNGMNAVVVQIRPVADAFYASPFEPWSEYLTGTQGQAPNPYYDPLQFMIEETHKRGMEFHAWLNPYRAVFNASRNNVTPNHISRMRPQWFLTYDNKKYFDPGIPEVREYVTQIIRDVVRRYDIDAIHFDDYFYPYRVPGKEFPDNASYRQHGQGMEKDDWRRYNVDTIIHMVSIAIKQEKAWVKFGISPFGIWRNKSKDPDGSYTSGTTNYDDLYADVLKWLKNGWIDYVAPQLYWERGFRVADYELLLNWWAQHAYGRHLYIGHGVYRINSNAAWSNPNELPVQITESRTLNTVQGNVYYSAKSFNGNPRGIEDSLRNHFYHYPALRPTMPWLDFRAPESPYFADAFERSNGLHLHWVDGDTTNRTTQYVLYRFEGRGVINLNDPEKILAILTQSSDPQYVDSTYEKGKEYTYVLTSLDRLQNESLASDPMYIRIVKGKARFYFDPEP from the coding sequence ATGGTGAAACACTTATTCGTGGCTGCTTTCCTCCTGACAGGCTTTTTTAAACAGGTCCAGGCACAGCTGCCACCCAAACGGGAATTAAGAGCCGTATGGATAGCAACAGTAGAAAATATTGATTGGCCTTCCCGTAGAGGGTTACCTGTTGAACAACAGAAACAGGAATTTATCAACCTTCTCAATACACAGCAGCGTAATGGCATGAATGCCGTGGTGGTACAAATCCGCCCGGTAGCAGATGCTTTTTATGCATCTCCCTTTGAACCCTGGTCGGAATACCTGACTGGTACACAGGGGCAGGCGCCAAATCCTTATTATGATCCACTTCAGTTTATGATTGAAGAGACGCATAAAAGGGGCATGGAATTCCATGCCTGGCTCAATCCGTATCGTGCGGTATTCAATGCCAGTCGTAACAATGTAACACCGAACCACATTTCCAGGATGCGGCCACAGTGGTTCCTCACTTATGATAACAAGAAGTACTTTGACCCGGGTATACCAGAGGTGCGTGAATATGTCACCCAGATCATCCGCGACGTAGTACGCCGTTATGATATAGATGCCATTCATTTTGACGATTACTTTTATCCATACCGTGTACCGGGCAAGGAATTTCCAGACAATGCTTCGTACCGCCAGCATGGACAGGGAATGGAAAAAGACGATTGGCGCAGGTACAATGTAGACACCATCATCCATATGGTAAGCATTGCCATCAAGCAGGAGAAAGCATGGGTGAAGTTTGGGATTAGTCCATTCGGCATCTGGAGAAATAAAAGCAAAGATCCGGATGGGTCTTACACAAGTGGTACTACTAATTATGATGACTTGTATGCGGATGTACTGAAATGGTTAAAGAACGGATGGATAGACTATGTGGCGCCGCAACTATATTGGGAAAGAGGTTTCAGGGTGGCAGACTATGAGCTGTTGCTGAACTGGTGGGCACAGCATGCCTATGGCCGTCATTTGTATATCGGGCATGGGGTGTACCGGATCAATAGTAATGCGGCGTGGAGTAACCCGAATGAATTACCGGTGCAGATTACCGAGTCCCGAACCCTCAATACGGTACAGGGAAATGTTTATTATAGCGCCAAATCATTCAACGGTAATCCAAGAGGGATAGAAGATAGTTTACGGAATCACTTCTATCATTATCCGGCGTTACGACCTACTATGCCATGGCTGGATTTCAGAGCACCGGAGTCCCCATATTTTGCAGATGCTTTTGAAAGGTCGAATGGATTGCATTTGCATTGGGTGGATGGAGATACGACCAATCGAACTACGCAATATGTGTTATATCGTTTTGAAGGACGCGGGGTGATCAATCTGAATGATCCGGAGAAGATCCTGGCGATACTAACACAGAGCTCAGATCCGCAGTATGTAGATAGTACTTATGAGAAAGGAAAGGAGTATACTTATGTGCTGACATCCCTGGATAGGTTGCAGAATGAGAGTCTGGCAAGTGATCCAATGTATATAAGAATAGTAAAAGGGAAGGCGAGGTTCTACTTCGATCCTGAACCATAA